One Scomber scombrus chromosome 23, fScoSco1.1, whole genome shotgun sequence genomic window, AAAGCATCATCAAAGCATTTATATTCCACAAAAAGGTTGAAATTGCTTCTAAATGTATGAGCAAACTATATTATTTAgtaattttaatgaaacaaagaaaatatagaCGAACATAAGCAACCAAAATATCAACAACATGAAGCCATTGACTGACTCATATTTGTTATGTATGTTACATACAATTATACAGGAAGGAAGACAGCTTGCAACAGTGGAGAACAGAACTTGAAGAGTTTTGTAGCTTGAAAGTCTGTCAAACCAAGACAGACTGCACTTACTGTCCCCATAGTGAGTCAGATTGTAAAGAAATCTGACAAAACTATTGTAGAATtaacataaatgtaatattacatattttcatCCTAGCTGCAAGTTATTTAAgctttttgaatacattttttgtgtctgGTTGCAGACCAATTTTGTATCAGACAGACTTGTATTCTATGTATGTTGAATCTAAAAAGACTGACTTTCATCCACTGGTGGACTCCAGTCACAGATCACTGGGAAGAGGCAGATAAGCTTGAACATCGACATCATTGTTTCCCCTCACCACTGTTTGGTCCCCTCTCAGATGAACCAGCAGGTCCTGGTTGACATTCAGGCTAGTGCGGGGTGAGTACAGGTCAAGGATATCAGCTTTCATCCTGAACGGGCTATACTCTGAACAATTGTCACCTTCTAGCCCGGGGGCACACTCCGCCTTGTAGGAGAAGTACAAGTTGCCGTGATTCATGGGACAGACGAACGTGAAGGACCCGGCCTCGACTGATTTGGTGCAAGACCCCAAGAGATCATTGGCTTGGTCATACCAGTGATTATCTTCATCCCACACCTCAAACTTCAGCTTCGTCTTCAGGGGCAGTTCAACCGTGCCCAGGTAGAAATCCTCGTTCCACTTTgggttattgttgttgttgatgaccTTTGTCTGGAAAGTCTGGTTGCCCATCAGGACCCTCACAAAGCCATCAGTTTGGGTGAACATGTCACCCCACAGGCCAGTGGCATGTTTGACAGTTACAGTGAGGTGGGCCACGCCTAGCTGCTGAGGGCAGCAGTTGTCGGTGATGTGTTTGGTGGGTcgacacacgcacgcacatggATCATGGGAGCTGGGAGTGGAACCCTGAGTGCACTTGTTGGAGCAGTGTTTGATTAGAGCGTGTTCCAGAATATAGTCTTCAGTGGCCTTCTTCACTCCCTTTTTCTTCACAGGATCTTTAACTAGCTGGTAGAGTGGGTACAGGCTATAACTGATCATTTCTGGATTGATTTTCAGGGTGTTCTTCCATTTACGAAAGGTGGCAGGTTTGACCTCGGTGGAGAAGAGGAGGTCAGTTGTATTACCTATAGAGCCCCCCACCACCTGGGTGAACCTCTGCTTGAATGTACTGCTAAAACTACCCTTGTTATTATGTCTTTTCAAGGCATTCTTGCAATACTCTGCCTGAGCTTTTATTTCAGTGCTCTTGACACTTGCTCTTGCAGCTGCCTCAGCATTCAGGCAGTTTCTCACCTCCATCTCAGTGTAGCCATCCAACGCCGCCTTGCATGTTTGCACAGAAGTGACGCTTTTCACTCTGCCACCCAGATCGACTTTGTGCGTGTAATGTGTGCCAAAGGTGGCCAGGAATTTAATGTAATCTGGCTTGGTCTGGTTGTTGTACTGCTGTGGTAGCTTCATAATAGACTGAACAAACATGGGATGGACGGGTGGGTTTTGTTTCAGGCTGTAACtgaagcagaaagaaaacagactttAGAGGAAACAATGCACATATTACAGACAgaagaaatatatattatgattttaATTTGTATCATTTTAGCATCTTAAGAGTCTCATATGGAATCAAAATTGTGCTACAATTGAACTTTAAAGTCACTTCTGAAATTTGAAATTGCTGAACTGTCCACAAATTAGTTCTCAAGCTattacacttttcttttttttgccatgaaTCAGCTGTTGCtctgaaaaatgtgcaaattgaAGATTACAGCTAACTCATTGTACTAATTGTTAGGCATAAAGAGGCACTGTAAGGAAGTCCTCATAAGGAACACAAATCTAATCAAATAGGTCTACTGTAAGTATGTGTGATTTCTCACCGGTAGGAGGAGCATTTCACTTCTTGGGTAATGAAGCTGAACTTGTCCAGTTTGGACTGAGCCATGATGATCCTGGCAGCAGTAGACTGCATACCCCCAACTAGGAGTGAAGTGGTGTTCAAGTTCAGGCCTACTGTCCAGCCAGGCTTCACATCTGTGTTCCTCTTCATGATAAAAGCTTCAGGGGACTCATACACAGTGGAGGATAACATCATGTTTAGTTTCAGGGGTTCCCACTTCTCCACAGCCGCAGGCAGCCTCTGTAGCTTCCCCTTCATGAGGGGGTTTTTGCAAAGGGTGCAGGAGTTGTTCTGTTGCCAGGTGCTCACATCGATCACGTAGGACTGTGTACGCTTCATGGTGACAACGTCAAATCCCAGTCCAGCTAGAGTTGTCCCAGGGGCCGTCCCCGCAGCTTTGCACATTTCTGCTTGGCCTATCGTGCAGGAGAGCTGCGCTGAGTGGCACACAGCGGGCAGCAGCCACACTGCAATGAGCAATGTCTGGAATGCTGTGAACAGAGGTAAATGAGTGCTGAATGTTAGATTACTTTCAATTAGGTAAGTTATAATTGTATATTggaattaaaatataaaacaccaTCACTAAAAATGTGTGATTGCTAAGAAAACAAACTAGGCAAGAGTTTGCAtaccaccaaacaaacattccaCTACATAAGTTAATTTTCAGCTCAGTGATGAGACTCTATAAGCTGAAAACAGCACAATGTTCTGTAGACAGTAGATACATATGCTTCAAAAATTTCATGCACTTTTAAAGTAACTGTTCTAAAATTGCAGCCATTTCAAAGCCATGATTTTTGGGTATTCCTGTCTCTCGTAAGACTATGTATATGACTTTGTATCAGAAAATGTCTTGTTCTAAGTCATAGAACAGCTGAGTCTATGATATCCTATATTATGTCATTGAAAATAACTGCTGTGTCATCACCACTAATCACTGAAAACTCACTTTAACTGCCTGTTAAATTGTGGCCTTGTCTGGACTAATCTTTATAAGCATCACAAACATTGATCTGATATCTAAATTGTTCTGTTTTAGCTGTTccccaaaagaaaacaaaaatcagtttTACTATAGAGccaaataaagtataataaaacaGTCTTCCAAGTAAGCATACTAATGCTTCTTTTtagaacaataaaatataaagagcTGTATTCTAACCCAAAAGAGTGACCAGATAGAGATCACAAAATTATTCCCAATACAAAAAGCATTTTATCTGCCAAATATCCATCCAGTGTTATATTGACTTACCTAACATATCAGCCTGTACTGTACAGCATGTATAGCAAGATGATAAGATAGGCTGATatgatgttgaaaatgtttcctggCTGAATATATATAGCCGCTCTGATGTGCGTCAACATGTGCGGTTGGCAAGTTTGTAATAGATTCCTCAATATAGATTACTTGGTAATCTAGAGTACTtctgtttataaatgtaaacTAAATACACGTCTTTTCAATGTGGATTTTGTTGCCTTTAAAACATGCAGTAAGTAATTACAGCTGTAATTACtgtcatgtttgtcatttcagtgctcaaacaaaagaaaagcttcaatataaaaaaaatgaatctgatgaatgtgtttatttcgCATGGACCATATGCACCTTTTACAAGTGAGTTGTAACTcctttgttttaaatttgtctATGAAGCAAACACCACTACATTACTTAAAGAGGAACCATCCCTGTATCTGGACAGATCTATCAATCTATGGGCGTTTTTGGTAGAGGAACTAAGTGGTTAGATGTCCACTCTACTGTACACGAGTGTCCTTGCAAAAGGTGTGATCAGCTCAGGCATGTCATGCAACACTTGTACATGCATGTACATCTTTGCTGACTTACAGAGACCACAGACTTATTTAGTTTTGCAGAAGTTGTTTCTCTCTGATTCAAGATAACTTCTCATTTTGATAGTTTCATGCATTCCTTAAGACTAGAGGTTAGCAATAATAAAAACCCTCTACCCATCAATGGCACTACCTGCAaagattatatttaaaatttatACTAACACATACAACAGGGTCCCACAGgcaaagataaaaacaataGAAAGCAATTCATGTCGAGTGCATGTAGGGATGCAGAGAGGAGTTCCCCCAAGTATGTTAGTTTATTGTCTTAAATGAGGTAAATGCAGTGAACAGAGTGGAATCATTTAGAAGCATTTAAGAACTTGAACACAGCCTGGCTGTGCAGAGATGCATGACTGCACAGACATTGCAGGAGCAGATAAGTCAACTATCCAGCCAATAGATCCACTCTGAGCCACTGCTTCTTTGCATACTGGCTCTCTGTCCCACAGCCATTATGCAGGGAAACTCCAATACAAGATGACATACTATACACCACATGGAATTCATTCATATTGCTACAGGACATTTCAAACTTCCTGATGAGGAAATAATCAGgattccttttttcccccaccatCTACTCCAGTTGTATGACTATGCACTCGTTTTGCACCTGcttcctgtctttctccctcctcaTGGTATCATTCCTGGTGAGTGCCAGCGTTTCAAACAGCTTCAAAGACTGCAGACACTTTTTCTACATGCAGACACCACCTGTCGGGATCAGAGGAACAAGCTTGAAGAAGATCTGCCAGAGGTATGCAGACAAACTGCGCTACTCCACGTTGTATGACAGCAGTCGCCACCTCCCCCTCTACTCAGCCTACATCTTTAAGAAGTCTGatgggaagaggaggatggacACACCCTGGATGTATGAGCCTCAGGTATAGACAGCAGCACTGTTTACTGTTAGGACTGAGAGAAGCTGATTGGTTGTGTGGGCAGTAATGCAGTTATGCTATGTCAGATGAAGATGAACTGTCATACAATTTGTGTTTCAATTTTGCTCTACTGACTTTTGAAGTAATAACAGCTGGTTATTAAAGACCCCACAGTTTACACATACAGAAAAACAGAGGCATGGATCATTTGTTTATTAAGGGATATTTTAAAGCTTGGGTTAAGTGCTTGAGGTTATTTTGGAGACTTTTTCTATCAAGATCATAACTTTTAGAGAAAGAAGTGGCACTTGTTTAATCCAGATTTCATTAGGGATACGACAACTTAAGACCTTCCTGTATTGGTTTAAGTGTTCAGTATGACCTTCAGGCTCTAGtcacttaaaaaagaaaaaaaaaacctttctttttcttcttttccctaCAGTTGGTTTCTGAAGATGAGAGTGGTAACATGAGGACACTTCCCCTTACAGATGACACACCCCCTCTGATTGAGGACAGCCAGGCTGTGTTGGAGGACTATACAGATGCTGTGCAATATAAACGTGGTCCACTTAATCCAGACCTGCACCAAGCAGAGCCAGATGACAAATCCTCCACCTACACCCTGACCAACGTGGTCCCATTAATCACAGACGTCATGGACCTTTCCTGGAATCCATACTTGGACATTGTTCGCCGTCGCCTCAACAACTTCTGCTTTGGCAAATCTTTTATGGTGACAGGGGTGACCATCTCTGGGGCAACCATCCAGAAAGATAAAAGAGACCGCTTGGCTATTCCAAAACATTTGTGGCTGGCGTACTGCTGCCCACAGTTTGATCGTAATTCACCGTACGAGGTGAGGTTCATGTTTCCCAGTTATGGGGGCTATGCACTGAATGAACAGACTGGACACAGTGTGGTGGAAGTCCCTCTGAAGACTCTGGAGGTTTTCCTAAAGAGCCAAACAGACATAGACAATGATGTGACTATTTTTTACAAGGGCTGTGTGTCAGAAAACCTCTTCAAAAAGAAGAGAGACCTGATTAGTGTTTCAGTATGAGGGGAGATCTTGAAGTGGATTCACAGACACGATGAAGCCTAACCTAATACTGAAATGTACCTATAAACTGGACTAACACCCAATAAACTTTAATAGTGAAAGTGTTAATTAGTCCTGACTTCACATATCTTTAATAAATTGAATTGGCATCATTTTAAGAAGGTATAGGGCCATTTCTTGACCTATGGGGCAGGTTAACATTCCGATTTTATGGTCGCCCCCTGTGTTAGGGAGAATGGGCCACAGCAGAAGATATTAACTTGCACCTCCAAATGAAATAAGATGTTATGGCATACTAAAGTGATACCTTGTGATTAAGCATCAATTTCCACAAAGTTATGGAGACTCATAATAAAGATATTAAGAGAAGAActgtcaaaatcaaaacatcagAGCCTGAGATATCCTGACTTGTATACAGTAAATACTAAGCTATAAAAAGACTTCCAACATTTCCCATTATGCAATTCAATAGCATCGTTCATTTGAGCTTCCTTGCCTGTTAAACAGTTAGGTCTTTTAACCCCACTTTGTTACATAGGCTTGCTGATAAAAATGTGCAGTTTAtaactgatgacatcatcagggttttTGCCCCTTTAATCCAGTATATCAATCCAAGGCAGAATTAACCGATTGATAATTGGtcacatcatttgttttgtgtatttcgTGTATTTTTGGCTTAGTTTGTGTTATACTaattcacacattcatgtatATTCAAATGAGAGGAAAGTCTCTATGTTAGTCAAATGGGCCCTGGTTATCTGGATTTTATGGTTCAGCTGTTCAAATCAAACTTAAACAATGTTTATAGCC contains:
- the LOC134005565 gene encoding perforin-1-like, with protein sequence MLAFQTLLIAVWLLPAVCHSAQLSCTIGQAEMCKAAGTAPGTTLAGLGFDVVTMKRTQSYVIDVSTWQQNNSCTLCKNPLMKGKLQRLPAAVEKWEPLKLNMMLSSTVYESPEAFIMKRNTDVKPGWTVGLNLNTTSLLVGGMQSTAARIIMAQSKLDKFSFITQEVKCSSYRYSLKQNPPVHPMFVQSIMKLPQQYNNQTKPDYIKFLATFGTHYTHKVDLGGRVKSVTSVQTCKAALDGYTEMEVRNCLNAEAAARASVKSTEIKAQAEYCKNALKRHNNKGSFSSTFKQRFTQVVGGSIGNTTDLLFSTEVKPATFRKWKNTLKINPEMISYSLYPLYQLVKDPVKKKGVKKATEDYILEHALIKHCSNKCTQGSTPSSHDPCACVCRPTKHITDNCCPQQLGVAHLTVTVKHATGLWGDMFTQTDGFVRVLMGNQTFQTKVINNNNNPKWNEDFYLGTVELPLKTKLKFEVWDEDNHWYDQANDLLGSCTKSVEAGSFTFVCPMNHGNLYFSYKAECAPGLEGDNCSEYSPFRMKADILDLYSPRTSLNVNQDLLVHLRGDQTVVRGNNDVDVQAYLPLPSDL
- the si:dkey-85k7.11 gene encoding endonuclease domain-containing 1 protein, translating into MHSFCTCFLSFSLLMVSFLVSASVSNSFKDCRHFFYMQTPPVGIRGTSLKKICQRYADKLRYSTLYDSSRHLPLYSAYIFKKSDGKRRMDTPWMYEPQLVSEDESGNMRTLPLTDDTPPLIEDSQAVLEDYTDAVQYKRGPLNPDLHQAEPDDKSSTYTLTNVVPLITDVMDLSWNPYLDIVRRRLNNFCFGKSFMVTGVTISGATIQKDKRDRLAIPKHLWLAYCCPQFDRNSPYEVRFMFPSYGGYALNEQTGHSVVEVPLKTLEVFLKSQTDIDNDVTIFYKGCVSENLFKKKRDLISVSV